The sequence TTCAACAATTTGAATTTCTTTCGCGCCTGCTTTATCAAGGTTTTTACGCATCCAACGTACATTGTCTTTTTTCGAAATCAGTGTTGAGAACCAGAGCACCTGCTCAGCAAAATCTCGACTTTCGAACGCCATATTTTTAATAAAAGCAGCTTCTCCACCCGGACACCAAAGCTCAGCGTTTTGGCCACCGAAGTTCAGTGTCGTTGATTCATTTGCCTTAGTATTGTGACTGTCTTGGCCCCTTTTGGCTTTGTTGACCGACAAATTCTTCAGCTTGCGTTCAGTGCCCTGCTGCGCTTCTTGTAGCGACTTATGGAACGGCGGGTTGCAGGTTGTCACATCGTAGTGTTCACCAGGCTTGATTATGCCTTTGAAAAAATGTCGGCTTTGACTTTGCAAACGGCACTCAATCTTACCTTTGAGCCCGCTGTTATTCTCCGCAATCAAATTCGCATTTTTTACCGACACCGGATCAACATCTGACCCCACGTAAGTCCACCCGTATTGAGTGCTGCCTACAATCGGGTAAATGCAGTTCGCGCCAACGCCCACATCTAATGCACGCACTAATTTGTGTTTTAATGACTTAGATTCCTTGGTCAATAGTTCAGCCAAACGGTGAACATAATCGGCACGACCCGGAATCGGCGGACAGAGATAACCCTCAGGAATATCCCAAAACGTGACACCGTAATGATGAGCCAGTAACGCTTTATTCAGTAACTTAACCGATGTCGGATCCGAAAAGTTGATGCTCTGCTCACCCTTAGGGTTCTTAATTACATAACGCTTTAGCTCCGGTAATGCAGCGATTAATTTAGGAAAATCGTAACGGCCCTGATGAAGATTACGCGGATGCAACCCTGCTTTGCCCTTCACAGTGATGGCTTTCATCTCCGACTGCTTGACCGCTGGCTTTGATGGTTTATTTGTTTGGGCTTTGGCTCTGCTTGGCTTATTAGCTTGATTCATGCGAGTTTAATTCTGTTTTGCGGTTTCAAGGTAGATCATAAACAAACGAGCATCCAGCTCTAACTGATGATAGTCCGGTTCCATATGACAACATAACTGGTAAAAAGATTTGTTGTGTTCTTTCTCTTTTAAATGCGCCAGCTCGTGCACAACTAACATGCGCAGTAGTGCCTCGGGCGCGTTTCTAAACACGCTGGCGATTCGGATTTCATTCTTAGATTTAATTTTGCCGCCGTGCACTTTCGCCACATAGGTATGTAAACCTAGTGCATTGTTGATTAGGTGAATTTTGCTGTCGTACACCACTTTACTCAGTGGTGCTGTTTTCTTCATATAACGATTTTTTATCGCCATGGTGTAATCAAACAGCGCTTTTTCACTCTTGATGATGTGATTTTCCGGGTAGCGTTTCTCGAACCAAGCTTTTAATCGACCTGATTCAACCAGCTGTGTGACTGGCGTTGTAATATGCTCTGGATAACCCTGAATGTATCTAAGTGCCGGATTCATTGATCAATTCGTCAGCTATTAAATTTAAGAGGCGTAAGTCTACCCGAATCGGACTTGCCATTCACCGTCTTTTCATTACACTGCGCAGACTTAGTATTTGGGTCTGTTGGCCATAGGAACTCACAATGAAACGACTTGTACTGTACGTCAAAGACAAATGCCCACATTGCAAAGATGCTCAGCGCTATCTCGACTCCAAAGGTTATCAGTACCGTTTAACCAACGCGAAAATGCAGCGCGGACGCAAAGAATTGGATGCCATTGGCGCACGCTCTTTGCCTGTGTTAAAGATTGGCGACCGCTACATGATCGGATGGAACCCGAAAAACTTCGAGCGCATGTATAAAGATAGCTAGTTGATTAAAAGGGGCAAGTCACGCCCCATTAACTTAGCCCACATCTGTATTGATGGTTGCTTTGTAACACTGCTCACTGTCGTCGAACACAAATTCCAACTCGTTGTGAATGCTCTCTAGCTTGTCTTTTTGATAGTGAGAGACATAAAGCAACTGGCTTAGATTCTCGCGCGCAATCAGATCAAGTGCGTTCTTCACCAAGCGGCGACCAAGATAATCCAAGCCTTGGTATGGCTCGTCCAAAATCAGAAGTGCAGGCTGTTTGACAATCGCACGAGCAATCAGCAATAGGCGCTGTTGCCCGTATTCTAAAGAGCGAAATGACACATTGGCATACTCTGACATGTGTAAGATTTCGAGCCATTCGCGAGCAATTTGAATCTCTTTCTTCGATGGTTGCTGGTACAGGCCAATCGAGTCGTAAAACCCTGAGAGTATCACCTCTAACGCCTTACAACTCACTCTGTACTGGAGATGCAGCGCAGAAGAAACCATCCCGATGTTCTTTTTGATCTCCCAAATCGTCTCACCACTGCCACGTTTTTTACCAAAAATATCAATATCATTGGAATAACACTGTGGATGATCACCAAATATCATCCCGAGTAACGTGCTTTTACCACAGCCATTCGGGCCTTTGATTTGCCAGTGCTGCCCATTTTCAATGCGCCAATTTAAATCCGTAAAGATGGTTTTATCTATGTACTCCACTCGCCCGTTACGAATTTCAAACACCGGACTGGAGAAGTATGGGTCGTGTTGGTGGCGATGAATCAGTGCCAGCATCTCTTCACTTTGTTGTTTGGACTGCGCTTTGATTTGGGTGATCACCGGGTGATTTTCCCACTCGCTTTTTCCCATAACACTCTCTAAGTGCCCATGATTAAACAGCGCAATGTGCTCCACCCACGTTGGCATGTCTTCTTCTCGGTTAAAAGTCACCAGCATTTGCGTGGTTTTGGCAAGCTCAGTCAAATACGTTGCCAACGTCTGTCGATGTGCGATGTCCAACCCTGTAAATGGGTTGTCCAAAACGAGAAGCTCTGGCTGAGTTGCCAATGCGCGAGCGATCATCACACGTCGAGTTTCTCCAGTAGAAAGTACACGAAAGCCACTCTGCTGGAGATGTTCCAAGTCCAAATCTTGAATCAACTGCCTAGTCAGCACTACATCTTCGCATTGCTCGAAGATCAGTGAATAAACGGTGCTACCTTTATCAATACGGTCGAGAAAATCAGTATCGTCTTTGGCGATCTCTTCTTCTAACAAACGTTGTTGTTCAACCAGTGAGACTTGAGCGATTTTGCCCTTCCCCTTATTCACAACACCCGCTGTTACGCTGAGTTCATCACACAATAAACAGCCCAGCCCCGAGCCAATATCGCCTTCGGTGCTGAATACGCCCCAAGACTCGTTATCCGCGATGTTCCAGTTGTCGATGGTCAAGCGATTGGTTCCCGAGTCTACGCTCAGGTCTTTGATGTTGATTTGCATGGATAGATATCCTTACCTTCTTAATCGTTTTACTTTTATAGTTTTACTTTTGTGTAGACAAACTACTGTAATCAATCCGATGGTGCGATTGAGATTGTAAAAAACGTGATATTGACATCCATCTGTTTGTAGTACGCTTACTTGCAATCCGCATATTGCTTCACAAACTCGATGAAGGTGCGATCCGCAACCGACAAATAACCGTCCCTTCGCCAAGCCAAGGCAAGATTAAGTGTCACTCTCTCATCAAATGGAACGGCAACCACATCCGACTCGTGATCCGTAACTAATTCAAGCAGAGCGGTAATGGCGAATTCATGTTTGACGATGCTTAAGATGATAGGCAGTAGGTTTGTCTCAAACGAAAACTGCGTTTCAGTGCCATATTGACGCGCTTTTTTCTCGATGAAATCCCGGTGGAAATATCCGCGTTGGAACATCACCAATTCATGTTCAAAGAACTGTTCAAAACTGATGCTCTTTTGCTGTGCAATCGGATGATCTTTACCCACTACCGCGACCATTTCGCTGTCGAGCAATGGGTCTACTTCCAAGTCATCTGGGACATTCTCATTGTTGATCACGCCAATATCCAGTTCGCCATCAAGTAGCATTTGCTTGATTGAACCTGTACCCGCATCCACCAAGGTGATTTTTAGCTTGGGGTAGCGCATTTTGAAGGCCATCATAATTTCGGGGAAAAAATACGATCCCATCATACTTGGCGCACCCAAACGCACCTCGCCTTTCTCTAACCCTTTCAGCTCATCTATCGCCAATTGTGCATCTTCGATTTGCTGTAAAACACGTTTGGCGTGCTCGTATAGCACTTTTCCTTCGTCCGTCAGGGCAATTCTGCGCTCCTCACGACGAAACAGATCAACGCCTAACTGCTGCTCAAATTTCTTGATCGAAATACTGAGCGCTGGCTGAGCAATATGCAGGGCTTTGGCGGCAAGAGTAAAATGATTGTGCTCGGCCACAGCCACAAAATGGCGCAGGTGTTTAGAATCCATGATGAGATAATATAAAAAATATATGCGGATGATATTTTTAATATATTTTATCAATTCGCTACTCACTGATACATTGCTCACATTATCCGCAGAAAAGCTAACGGCATCATGATTGAATTAGGCACGAAAGAATATCGACAAGTCACCCTATGTTTAGCTCTGGGCTCTTTCCTTGTATTTTGTAACTTGTACTTGTTCCAGCCTATGCTGCCGTACATGGCGCAGCACTTCGCGGTTAGTGAAACACAGATCAACTGGATCTTCGCTTCATCCACACTTGCCCTATCCGTTTGTTTAGTACCTTGGGCGGTCGCTTCTGAGTCATTCGGACGCCGAAACGTCATGCTAATGGGATTGCTGGCTATGCCCGTGATTGGTATCGCGATGCTGCTTAGCCAAACGTTAATCAGCATCATCATACTAAGAGCAGTCATGGGAATCGCGCTGGCAGCATTTGCTTCTGTCGCTGTAGCTTACATGGTAGAGGAATTATCAGAGCAAGCATTTGGCCGTGCAATCGGCGGATACATTGCCGCTAACTCCCTAGGCGGTATTGTTGGCCGAATCGCTGGCGGGACATTAACGGATGCCTTTGGTTGGCAACAAGCGGTCGTCGTTATCGCGATTGTCACGCTCATTGCTGGCGTAGCCGTTGCGTACCTATTGCCAAAGCAGAAGCATTTTACACCGCAACGCGGCATGCTCAGATACCACAACCGTGCTTTGGTAAAACACTTAAAAAATAAGACCATCCTTGTGGCAATGCTTATCGGAGGCGTAAACTTCGCTCTTTTCGTCAATTTGTACTCAGTAATGAGTTTCCGCATGGTAGCTGAGCCTCACTCACTGCCGATTGGCTTAGCATCACTTATCTTTATTTGCTATTTAGCCGGCACTCTGAGCTCAAAATGCACGTCAGTTTGGAATAAGTACTACGCACCAATCCCCGGCATGGTGGTTGGCTCAGTGATCAGCATGTCGGGCATGTTGATCGCCTATTTCGAAAGCATACCTGCGATGGTGTTAGGGCTGATATTGATAAGTTCCGGCGCGTTTTTTACTCACACTCTTGCTTACGCTTGGGTGAGCCAAAAAGCGACACACGCTAAAGCCACTGCAACAGCGTTGTATCTGGTGCACTATTACGTCGGTGGTAGCCTTGGTGGCTTCTTCTTGATCTACTGCTGGCAGCACGGTGGTTGGGACACGGTTATTCAGGGTGGGCTTGCGCTCTATTTCGTCTTATTCCTGCTGTTCTTTAAACTGTCTAAAACGTACGCGAACGACACGCAAAACGCGCCACAATCCGGGGATTCTGCTATTCTTGCCGCAAATACCAATTTGGAACCAAAATGACAATGAATCGCTCAACAGCAGAGATCGCTGAACAGGTGAACCAATGGCTCAACGATGTCGTTATCGGACTGAACTTATGCCCATTTGCAGCAAAACCTCAGCGCAACAAACAGATCAAAATCTATGTGAGTGAGGCAAGCCAAGAAGAGGCACTTCTCGAAGACATCCTCTCGCAATTGATGGAGTTGGACGCAACTCCGGCTGAAGAGTTAGAAACCACGCTGGTGGTTGTGCCTAATATGCTGAGCGACTTTTACGACTACAACCTATTTATTGACTGGGTTGAAGCGCTAATTCGTCAACAAAATTGGGAAGGCGTTTTCCAGCTAGCCACCTTCCATCCTGATTACTGTTTTGGTGGCACAGAACCAGGAGACGATGAAAACTTAACCAACCGCTCCCCGTATCCGGTGTTTCACCTGATCCGCGAAGAGAGCATGGAAAAAGTACTCAAACATTACCCAAATCCAGAAGCGATTCCAGATACCAATATCGCTCGCGTGGAGTCTCTGACCAACGAAGAAAAAAGAAAACTATTTCCGTACCTTTTTCGCTAAGCATCAAAGCCTAAAGAGCACGTGACGAGTGCTCTTTTATCTCCAAACTCAATGAGTTCATGTTGGCCATAATCTCTACACGCAACACCCCCGCATAAAACGCACCCGCATAAAAATGGCAGCTTTCCCCCAGCTTTGGTAGTATTGCGCCACCATAAATTATTCCAGGTTCAAGACATGCACCTATCAAAACTAACCAACGAAATCTTTGAGCATCTATACCGCGATATCACTGAGTTCCGTAGCACTTTCGACCTTCCTGTTGCTTTTCCACAAAGCTTGGATGAGAAAGCCGACACGCTACACACGTCTTTAGCGATCGAGGAGCTGACTGAACTCGCGGAAGCAGATTGTAAAACAGAGCAAGCAGATGCGATCGTTGATAGTGTTTATGTCTTAATGGGTCGTCTGGTTCACTTAGGCCACGATAAAATCGAAGACAATCTTGCGATTAACTACCTGATCGACCTACTGCTGAATGTTGCGGTTAACCGCGATATCGACTTTGTACCGTGCTGGGACGAAGTACATTCAAGCAACATGAGCAAAGTGTGTCGTAACGAGAAAGAATACGCCGATACAGAAGCACACTACGCAGAGCAAGGCATCAAATTGATGGCGGTACAGAAAGGCGACTACATTATCGCGAAATGCGCGGAAGATTTTGTCTCTGAAGGCAAAACGATTCGCCAAGGTAAAGTTCTTAAATCGGTTTACTACCGCCCTGCAGACTTATCGGCACTAACGGCTTAAAAACGTTAACAGCCTAAAAAGTAGCAGATAAAAAGCCGCCACCTTGGGCAAACCATCGGTGGCGGAAGCTGCCATGAAGCAACAAGGCTCAACGTTCACCAATCCGCAGATTTCCCTTTGCATTGGCTTAGCCTAACAAGAACGAGAATGTATCATTCTTAACTAAGCGATTTGCATGCCAGCTTTTCCATTTCTTTAAGTTATTGATTTACAAAAACTTAGCCATTCTTGGAATTTCTTTACCAAAACTTGATGAGCTTAAAACGTGCAATATGCACCAAAGTGAGCGTCTTTGCCGTGTTAATTGGGTGGTATTAGTCAAAAATCAGTACGGGTTTTGATGCGACCATTGCTTTCGTCACCTGAGTTTTGAATACTCTTGCAAGTTCTGCTTCTGAAAGGACATCTTCAGGCTCTCCGAACCGCTGCATAACACCATTATCCAGCAACAGCACTTTATCCGCATTGTGGAGCGTCCGATTCAGATCATGATTGGACATGACCACGGTAATTCCCATCCCAGAGACTTTACGAATCAACTGATAAAGCAGACCTTCTTGGCCAATATCAAGCGGTGCAGCAGGTTCATCAAGAATCAATAATTTGGCGTTTGGATTTAATGTCGGCCAAATCTGCAAGCAAATCGCACATAGCCGAACTCTCTGCCATTCACCGCCAGAAAGATGATGAATCGGCCTTAACAATTTGTCGTTCAGCTCCAAAAGCCCCGCCAGTTCTCGAACCGTCGCATCCACTTGCGTTGTGTTTTTTTGTGCACTTGAAGGCACAGACAGCATCAAATACTGCGCAACAATCAAGTTAAACGCGGGGCGATCACTCTGGCTTAGAAAAGCGCGATAACTTGCCAATGTTTCAATAGATGACTTCCCCACTTCG is a genomic window of Vibrio japonicus containing:
- a CDS encoding MFS transporter, whose amino-acid sequence is MIELGTKEYRQVTLCLALGSFLVFCNLYLFQPMLPYMAQHFAVSETQINWIFASSTLALSVCLVPWAVASESFGRRNVMLMGLLAMPVIGIAMLLSQTLISIIILRAVMGIALAAFASVAVAYMVEELSEQAFGRAIGGYIAANSLGGIVGRIAGGTLTDAFGWQQAVVVIAIVTLIAGVAVAYLLPKQKHFTPQRGMLRYHNRALVKHLKNKTILVAMLIGGVNFALFVNLYSVMSFRMVAEPHSLPIGLASLIFICYLAGTLSSKCTSVWNKYYAPIPGMVVGSVISMSGMLIAYFESIPAMVLGLILISSGAFFTHTLAYAWVSQKATHAKATATALYLVHYYVGGSLGGFFLIYCWQHGGWDTVIQGGLALYFVLFLLFFKLSKTYANDTQNAPQSGDSAILAANTNLEPK
- the modF gene encoding molybdate ABC transporter ATP-binding protein ModF; the protein is MQINIKDLSVDSGTNRLTIDNWNIADNESWGVFSTEGDIGSGLGCLLCDELSVTAGVVNKGKGKIAQVSLVEQQRLLEEEIAKDDTDFLDRIDKGSTVYSLIFEQCEDVVLTRQLIQDLDLEHLQQSGFRVLSTGETRRVMIARALATQPELLVLDNPFTGLDIAHRQTLATYLTELAKTTQMLVTFNREEDMPTWVEHIALFNHGHLESVMGKSEWENHPVITQIKAQSKQQSEEMLALIHRHQHDPYFSSPVFEIRNGRVEYIDKTIFTDLNWRIENGQHWQIKGPNGCGKSTLLGMIFGDHPQCYSNDIDIFGKKRGSGETIWEIKKNIGMVSSALHLQYRVSCKALEVILSGFYDSIGLYQQPSKKEIQIAREWLEILHMSEYANVSFRSLEYGQQRLLLIARAIVKQPALLILDEPYQGLDYLGRRLVKNALDLIARENLSQLLYVSHYQKDKLESIHNELEFVFDDSEQCYKATINTDVG
- the rlmF gene encoding 23S rRNA (adenine(1618)-N(6))-methyltransferase RlmF; the encoded protein is MNQANKPSRAKAQTNKPSKPAVKQSEMKAITVKGKAGLHPRNLHQGRYDFPKLIAALPELKRYVIKNPKGEQSINFSDPTSVKLLNKALLAHHYGVTFWDIPEGYLCPPIPGRADYVHRLAELLTKESKSLKHKLVRALDVGVGANCIYPIVGSTQYGWTYVGSDVDPVSVKNANLIAENNSGLKGKIECRLQSQSRHFFKGIIKPGEHYDVTTCNPPFHKSLQEAQQGTERKLKNLSVNKAKRGQDSHNTKANESTTLNFGGQNAELWCPGGEAAFIKNMAFESRDFAEQVLWFSTLISKKDNVRWMRKNLDKAGAKEIQIVEMSQGQKVSRFIAWTFKTPQQRQQWLKLKS
- a CDS encoding M48 metallopeptidase family protein gives rise to the protein MNPALRYIQGYPEHITTPVTQLVESGRLKAWFEKRYPENHIIKSEKALFDYTMAIKNRYMKKTAPLSKVVYDSKIHLINNALGLHTYVAKVHGGKIKSKNEIRIASVFRNAPEALLRMLVVHELAHLKEKEHNKSFYQLCCHMEPDYHQLELDARLFMIYLETAKQN
- a CDS encoding DUF1415 domain-containing protein, giving the protein MTMNRSTAEIAEQVNQWLNDVVIGLNLCPFAAKPQRNKQIKIYVSEASQEEALLEDILSQLMELDATPAEELETTLVVVPNMLSDFYDYNLFIDWVEALIRQQNWEGVFQLATFHPDYCFGGTEPGDDENLTNRSPYPVFHLIREESMEKVLKHYPNPEAIPDTNIARVESLTNEEKRKLFPYLFR
- the btuD gene encoding vitamin B12 ABC transporter ATP-binding protein BtuD, with protein sequence MIHVKSLSVGSRLLPLSLSVETGEVLHVIGPNGSGKSTFLSALSGLLECVGETFIDDVEVGKSSIETLASYRAFLSQSDRPAFNLIVAQYLMLSVPSSAQKNTTQVDATVRELAGLLELNDKLLRPIHHLSGGEWQRVRLCAICLQIWPTLNPNAKLLILDEPAAPLDIGQEGLLYQLIRKVSGMGITVVMSNHDLNRTLHNADKVLLLDNGVMQRFGEPEDVLSEAELARVFKTQVTKAMVASKPVLIFD
- a CDS encoding LysR family transcriptional regulator, which encodes MDSKHLRHFVAVAEHNHFTLAAKALHIAQPALSISIKKFEQQLGVDLFRREERRIALTDEGKVLYEHAKRVLQQIEDAQLAIDELKGLEKGEVRLGAPSMMGSYFFPEIMMAFKMRYPKLKITLVDAGTGSIKQMLLDGELDIGVINNENVPDDLEVDPLLDSEMVAVVGKDHPIAQQKSISFEQFFEHELVMFQRGYFHRDFIEKKARQYGTETQFSFETNLLPIILSIVKHEFAITALLELVTDHESDVVAVPFDERVTLNLALAWRRDGYLSVADRTFIEFVKQYADCK
- a CDS encoding nucleoside triphosphate pyrophosphohydrolase family protein gives rise to the protein MHLSKLTNEIFEHLYRDITEFRSTFDLPVAFPQSLDEKADTLHTSLAIEELTELAEADCKTEQADAIVDSVYVLMGRLVHLGHDKIEDNLAINYLIDLLLNVAVNRDIDFVPCWDEVHSSNMSKVCRNEKEYADTEAHYAEQGIKLMAVQKGDYIIAKCAEDFVSEGKTIRQGKVLKSVYYRPADLSALTA
- a CDS encoding glutaredoxin family protein, whose translation is MKRLVLYVKDKCPHCKDAQRYLDSKGYQYRLTNAKMQRGRKELDAIGARSLPVLKIGDRYMIGWNPKNFERMYKDS